AAGTTGTTGTCGGAATTAATGAATgtcgtttttctttttaaatttttttatttaatttaataaaaaaatatacaattttaaTTGGAGACTTTAAAGGGCAACCTCGgcctttatttaaatattttagtttttttttttaactatttgGTATTTATCTttgttaacttttttttaatttaaaaaaccaaaattataaGACGACGCCGTTCTATTTCTCCCGGAAAACCGAAAATATCTATAGACAGCTGAAAATTGTGTAAAATTACGACCTCGTTACAATCTGGCAAGTTTTTTCGAGAGCAATCTTTGTCTTTGGAAGATTCTTTAATTTTCTGCTTCTGCGAGTTCCTTAAAAAATTTTGTATGTCAGGCAACTGAAGAATTCTTGTTTCAGCTCCGAGTTTTCTTGTTCTTCTTTTTTGGGGCCCTGAAATTGGCTTTTGATCCAGCATTTATCGTGGTTCAACGATATTCTTATCGGACCTAATTTCATGTAATTTCTAAGATAGAGGATTAGGTTTTATTCATGGACCACAGAAACGCCACTAGCGAGGAATCGCCGTTGATGGTAATGTACTTGAATTGCACCTTGCGATTTTCTTGTTGTTTTATGCTTTCATTGTGATTATTTTGATTTGTGGAGTACTTTCGTGAAGCCAAATGGAAGTTCGACGAGGAACGACCGGCCTGGGATTCCGCAGTTATTTACATCAGTGCCATCTCTGAATGATGCTGCTTCTTATCTCGCTGAAACTACTTCGATTTTCACTCGCTGCTTCACTAATGTTTCGGGTATATATTCGAAAACTATTATTGTTACTGGTGCAGATTGTCTGGTGGAGGAAATCAATTGATTTTAAACAAACTTTTGCAACTGAATCTTCAAACTTGTTTTCTAGTGTTTTCTGTTTTTAAAGCACAAGGAGCCtcatcttttcttttctttttttttttatagatgggCTGTTTTAGGTTAAACACGCgtattttctaaaattataaaacacACTCCTGAGTTCGCAGCTGTGGTACGATGAGCTATGATTCGATACTGTTTTCTGATAATGTTTCTCTCATATTTATTAAAAGTGTGCGCCTAGGCGGCGGTGCGGCCGGGCTCAACACTTGAAACAAGCGTGCCTAGGCAAGCGCGAGACATCCGAGAGTCGCAAAAGCGTGCACTTTAAAGAAGTTGACTGATATTTTgtagttaaataaaaattaactccAACCAATTTTGAAGCCTGATTAGCAAAGTTTGTGGCTATTTaacgattaaaaaaaaaaccttatcGTCACCCATTTATGTAAGCCCATGGTGttttttagttaaataaaaaaagaaaagataaacTACAATAGAAAAAACAAGAAGACACATTTGAAGAAAGAGAAGTCAATAATACGGGTCACAGTGACAAATAATTTTTCCATCATAAGGTAAGTCTTTGTCATTCAATGATCTAATTTTATCTATACTCACGACTCACTAttgtttggaagatgatgatgatataATTGAGGGGGTGAAgaggaatttgatgatttagatatttgaagtttttttttatatactatGAATTTATGACTTAATAATGAATTTTAGATTATTAAAGTTTTTTTCTACTTATTGTTTACGCTACATtatcttttaataatttttatttatattgtcCGTAATCTTGTAatctttgtgaaaaatatttaatttatttaatattatggTATAaattactttatatatattaaattttaaaatttatgtcaaATGCATTTTACTTCAATAAAACGTGCGCTTCGTCTTGCGCCTCGGGCTCCAGGGTAGCGCTTTAGTGCGTCCTGCATCCTAAGTAACTATGGTTTCTCTGCGTCTCTCTCTTTTTCTGTCTTATCTGATTACTGCCCCTTTTGttatttacatttaattttGCATCTCAGAATCTTCTGAATATCATATGGACAGTGGACCCTTGAAATAGATGATAATTTGGCCATCTGTTGGCTGCATAGGAAATGAAcatgaaatttcagtttttagaAATTGATAAATGCTAACAATGTCAGATTAAGAAGCCTTTGAATATGCAAGTTCTTCATGTATGTTTGTTACTCAAAGTGTCGATGTATCATACATCACAAGATCCagcttttaatttaaattgatcTTTAGCTAATATGGTATTCATCAATTTTTTCATGTTTGTTCGATGGATTGCTGCTGTGTTCCAGACATTGAGAATGTGAAGTCGAACAATAATTTAACACAAgttgttcaaaattttcttgatttcaagtAGTAGCATCTAATTTGGGGTATTTGAGATTTACATATTCAGATGTCTTTTTTATGCttaaaattcactaaaaattattgaatttaagtAATGCATAGTTTTTCCGTTTCTGACATAACGAGACATATGAGATTAGTGAAACCAAAAATACATCTTCATCTAATCCACAAGTGAGAAAAATATATTGTCACTTgattatttacaaaaaaggCACAGAGATATATTCATTAGAAAGCAGACTGGTCAGCTATTGAGGGATATGGAAGGTTATGGCATTTTTAGTGAAGATATTAAGTTACTGAGGGATATGGAAGGTTATGGCATTTTTAGTGAAGAATTTAATATGACAATGGATTAAAATTAGGTAGTGTTTAAGATTTGAGATCATTGGGCGACCAACTACATCCATATTTTGTGTTGAACACCCTTTTGTCGTTCCATGTGGCGCAAGATGCAGCTATTAATTTACTTTGATGTTTATTGCTGTTTGGCCATATGGTGAAAATCTTTCAGGATGACACATTCTATTTAACTTGATTTGGCTCATCACATGTCATGAAAAGCTTACCTCCCtttttatatgaattatatacTTTCTCCTCCATCTCCTTCCCTGAGCACCAAAAAGGCAACGCTTTAaagttatataattaaattaatgtaTACATTTCTTGCAGTGGGGCCTGTATCTGAAGACTCTGATGGGCGGGAAATATTGACGTTTGCTTCAGGAGAAGCCATATCTTTGACACCTAATCAAAATATGTCTTCGCGCGGCAGTGTTTCAGCTGTTTTTGAATCAGTCGATACCAAATTTGATGCTCCAGTAGTACAGGGTGGAATAACCAGGAACTCTGCTGGAGAGCCTTCTCAAAGTTCTAGCTTGCTCGTGCAATCAAATAACCACCAAAATGGCATTTCCCTTTTTCAAGGGTACTGATTGTCTGATCCTACTAGATAGTACTGCTTTTACTGTTGTTATAGTTAGTGGATTCAATGCATGGGCGTTGTGCTTTGTATTTGATGAGTTGACATATCCTCATTTTACATGAAAACTTAATCACAGAGATTTGCAAAGAAAGAAGTGTTTGTGGGATTTTGTCTAGTTTTGTCATTTTTATGCCAATCACCTACTTTTTACAACTCATCAAATGatagaacttgattttttttggacGAATCATCGTGCACTTCTTGTTCTCATTTTCTTGCTCTATGTATTTATGAAATTATCTAATTGTTCTTGCTATTAGCCTTATTGAAAAGGTCAAGAGGACAGTCCAAGGCTCTGCTGATGACATTGGATGGCTACAACGAGATCCGAACACGCCACCAGTTGAAGATGGAACTGAAAGTTTTACAGAAATACTTGATAATATAAGGTTTATTAGATGTGTATTTTTCCGGCATATCTCATTAGATGTGTTTTTAGTTTATGTGTGTGATTTTGACTTTATTTGTGTTTCTCTATCAGGCATGGATTGCATGGGTTGCCAAACACAATGGTTTACTTGTTGGTCCCAGGTAGCAACTCATTTCCCCTAGTTAGCTCATAAAATATTATCTCTGGAGACCTTTTTGTCAGGAACCTGAAGGTAGTACATCTGTCGAACTTTGTCATAATTCCTCCCATCTGGTGAAAGGATACGTATAACAAATCATAGAATTGAACACAAAAGCTATGTTTAGTTAGGATATTACTCTCCTGGAGTTTCTGTAGGTTATGATTATGAACAGCACATAGTTGGCTTATTAACATTTATATAATTctgaaataattgaaaataatgaTTGTCTTCGTTTTCTGCACACTTTCATCCTTGTGTTGTGATTAGAGGAAGTAGTTGACCAATGAAATTGTTTAACAGTAATGGTTGgtattataaatatgttatgGTGCTTCTTAAGTGCTGGGAATATGTTTTGGTGCTTCTTAAGTGCTGGGAATATGAATTCTGCAGTGCTTGACTTTTAAcactatttataaaaaataaaacaatgaaaatgatTCTCAGTACTCTTTTCTATTAGATTATGTTATGTTTAATCTTACTTCTGCAGGTCTTTTCAGCAACCATGGGCCTCTTTACTTTGTGAATACAAAAACAAGTTTTTCAAAGATGGGGCTCACCTGTCATATAGCCAAAATTCACAGTGAGGTATTTGTCAATTAACACTGTTTACTTAGTgttatttttgttgttgttattaatgAATGTGAAGTTTAGGCTTCAGTAGATAAGAATGCTAAAGAGATAAAGGACTACATTGAGGAATTATATTGGGGTTCAAATAAACGTGTTTTGCTACTTGGCCATAGTAAGGGTGGTGTAGATGCGGCTGCCTCTCTGTCTATGTATTGGGATGAACTCAAAGATAAGGTTGCGGGGTTAGCATTAGCACAAAGTCCATATGGAGGTAGTCCAATTGCTTCAGATATATTACGGGAAGGACAGCTTGGTGATTATTTTAACGTCCGTAAGCTCATGGAGATCCTGATTTGTAAAGTTATTAAGGTATGCTTCCATCCGCCCTTTACTCTGATATTGTTTCTTGTTTCCGTAAATGTTTTGGTgtatcttattttaaataaattaccaTGATATATAGAATCTAAAAAGGCTAAAATTGCAATGTTTTTAATTGGGACCCGATACACAGTTTCTCAGGTTTATTATGGTCTTGAAATTTGACAACTTACGGGAGATATTGAATTAGATGCCAATTTATCTGGTTTCTTTGGTGTAGTCTGAGGGAGGGGAGGGAGTTGGAGGAAATGTTTATTCTTTTACTAACAGCACGTGGCACAAAATTCACCATACATTGTAGCAATAGAATGCGCTAATGTTAGTAGCTGTTGTGAAGGGTGACATGCAGGCGCTTGAAGATTTAACGTACGAGAGGAGAAAAAACTTCTTGAGACAATACCATTTACCCAGGGAGCTGCCCATTGTTTCTTTCCACACAGAGGCAAGCATTTCTCCCGCTGTTTTGGCTACATTATCTCGCGTGGCCCATGCAGAACTACCCATGTTTTCCCCTCTCGCTAGTGGTTCACCAACAACACTCCCTGTTGTGATTCCTCTTGGTGCAGCAATGGCTGCATGTGCTCAGCTGCTTCAAATCAGGTATGGTGAAAAGAGTGACGGGCTTGTAACTTGTCGTGATGCTGAGGTTCCCGGTTCCATTGTTGTACGGCCGAAACGCAAGCTCGACCATGCTTGGATGGTTTATTCGTCATTGGATGACGATCCATCAGAAGCCAATGCATCTCAAGTTTGCGAAGCTCTTCTGACTCTGCTTGTAGAGGCAAGGCACAAGAAGACGCACGAACTATCCAACAAAAATGAGTGAAACACTTGgattaaaaattttactttattCAACTGCTGTTCGTTTTTTCAGCACAGCAGAACGATCACTCGTTAGTGTTCTAGATTGTGGGACACAACTTACTCCAAGATTTTACCTACCTGTATGTAAAAATTAGCAGTCCAAGTACTTTGCGTCGTACATCCCAGTTCATGTCTAGACACGACTTTCAATTAGTCAAAGTAGATTTGTTTGCGTAGTTATTGTAATcaagaaattcggttttcaCGGAATGCGTCTGAATTAATGTCACAAACGTGTTATTCCTATTTTTGTTAAGGTTCCTTTAGTTAAGTTGATGAGAGTTGATTAATTGTAcggattattaaaatatttgagtatgATGTAGAATAATATGGAATAaataatgatttgattgattaaatttgagataatatgacaaaattatgtttcatcattttcattaattaacaaattaataaatacatgaaGCATAGTAGGCTCTTATATAATTTCTTTTACAGTATAGATTTGTTTCTTTTATGAATAGGGTCTTACA
This genomic interval from Primulina huaijiensis isolate GDHJ02 chromosome 14, ASM1229523v2, whole genome shotgun sequence contains the following:
- the LOC140957447 gene encoding uncharacterized protein isoform X1, yielding MDHRNATSEESPLMPNGSSTRNDRPGIPQLFTSVPSLNDAASYLAETTSIFTRCFTNVSVGPVSEDSDGREILTFASGEAISLTPNQNMSSRGSVSAVFESVDTKFDAPVVQGGITRNSAGEPSQSSSLLVQSNNHQNGISLFQGLIEKVKRTVQGSADDIGWLQRDPNTPPVEDGTESFTEILDNIRHGLHGLPNTMVYLLVPGLFSNHGPLYFVNTKTSFSKMGLTCHIAKIHSEASVDKNAKEIKDYIEELYWGSNKRVLLLGHSKGGVDAAASLSMYWDELKDKVAGLALAQSPYGGSPIASDILREGQLGDYFNVRKLMEILICKVIKGDMQALEDLTYERRKNFLRQYHLPRELPIVSFHTEASISPAVLATLSRVAHAELPMFSPLASGSPTTLPVVIPLGAAMAACAQLLQIRYGEKSDGLVTCRDAEVPGSIVVRPKRKLDHAWMVYSSLDDDPSEANASQVCEALLTLLVEARHKKTHELSNKNE
- the LOC140957447 gene encoding uncharacterized protein isoform X2, producing MSSRGSVSAVFESVDTKFDAPVVQGGITRNSAGEPSQSSSLLVQSNNHQNGISLFQGLIEKVKRTVQGSADDIGWLQRDPNTPPVEDGTESFTEILDNIRHGLHGLPNTMVYLLVPGLFSNHGPLYFVNTKTSFSKMGLTCHIAKIHSEASVDKNAKEIKDYIEELYWGSNKRVLLLGHSKGGVDAAASLSMYWDELKDKVAGLALAQSPYGGSPIASDILREGQLGDYFNVRKLMEILICKVIKGDMQALEDLTYERRKNFLRQYHLPRELPIVSFHTEASISPAVLATLSRVAHAELPMFSPLASGSPTTLPVVIPLGAAMAACAQLLQIRYGEKSDGLVTCRDAEVPGSIVVRPKRKLDHAWMVYSSLDDDPSEANASQVCEALLTLLVEARHKKTHELSNKNE